The proteins below come from a single Salinivibrio kushneri genomic window:
- a CDS encoding M9 family metallopeptidase, with amino-acid sequence MYTLFPSRPKPLSTLIALAAFSSTSAWADAQCEIADLATSNAPIQAIMSAERSCFTSWYDTTSIRYSNVYQEAFVSKVAQRLSQTIANYQGDDKQARQIANLAEYVRAAYYVRFYGDKANADFSDTLDDRLADAINTFLRSPFATVEGSAQTDALHGLTLMADSIKRLPQTLDSQIQLLENLDQERLDERRYADALNNLFRAMAGHQSRQAFYDVLAADLSLIDRLYQFVVNHPQLSNSDHGALLVSNTVREMGRLLMAPQASVRDRVISHYRDLLPRFPLGGKNDAVWVGMVEMVDAYAPDKMAELGLSDAKATLEAKVMPYRHQCDGPAIIRSQSMTQAQAQQACESLHDKEVAFHQTVNSGYQAVADDLNDNVEVVVFDNPSDYKTYSAFLFGNSTDNGGQYLEGNPADPNNQARFIAYRNDNGQSLSIWNLEHEYVHYLDGRFNMYGDFNDVLRHGHTVWWLEGFAEFMAHGDDYAEAIRLGKEGGYSLSDVFATTYQHDVNRVYRWGYLAVRFLFEKHPDAVETLLNAGRTGKFEQWANLVKDYGQRYDQAFAQWLTTLEDTDGGEPPRPDPDPEPEPEQPEVTTLSLGQTVTISGQAYSEHLYQIDLAHPASALTFSIEGQGNADLYVAKGRQAHYYDYDATEWNQTSHETVTLNDVKPGQYTLSVTGRGDFTDVTVKVNAEGQVQPEPTPEPEPETPAGTDDLRPTQLNVASPNSISVYQRRYLYADVPAGATKAQVWVMADGNSGDLGVFAAEDYWPTQAQNQAASDVPGSNQYIEVDLSDQQRLHLLLAGDGSRSQTDVRVYFR; translated from the coding sequence ATGTATACATTATTCCCTTCCCGACCTAAACCTTTATCGACACTGATTGCGCTCGCCGCATTCAGCAGCACCAGTGCATGGGCTGATGCTCAATGTGAGATTGCCGATTTGGCGACGAGCAACGCGCCAATCCAAGCCATTATGAGCGCTGAACGCAGTTGCTTTACCAGCTGGTATGACACCACGTCTATTCGATATAGCAACGTCTACCAAGAAGCTTTTGTAAGCAAAGTGGCGCAGCGCTTATCGCAGACCATTGCCAATTATCAGGGTGATGACAAACAAGCTCGCCAAATTGCGAATCTAGCCGAGTATGTGCGCGCGGCCTATTATGTTCGCTTCTATGGCGATAAAGCGAACGCTGACTTTTCTGATACGTTAGATGATCGCCTTGCGGATGCGATTAATACGTTCTTACGTTCGCCTTTCGCCACGGTAGAGGGCAGTGCCCAAACCGATGCTTTGCATGGTTTAACGCTGATGGCCGACAGCATCAAGCGCTTGCCGCAAACCCTAGACTCACAAATTCAACTGCTTGAAAACCTCGACCAAGAACGCTTGGACGAGCGCCGTTACGCGGATGCACTGAACAACCTTTTTCGTGCCATGGCTGGCCACCAATCACGTCAAGCCTTTTACGATGTGCTCGCCGCCGATCTCTCCTTGATTGACCGCCTTTATCAGTTCGTCGTCAATCATCCTCAGCTCTCCAACAGCGACCACGGGGCGTTGTTAGTATCAAACACGGTCCGCGAAATGGGACGGCTATTGATGGCCCCACAAGCCAGCGTGCGAGATCGTGTGATTAGCCATTATCGTGACCTACTACCCCGTTTCCCGCTGGGCGGCAAAAACGATGCCGTTTGGGTGGGCATGGTAGAAATGGTGGATGCTTATGCGCCCGACAAGATGGCCGAATTAGGCTTGTCTGATGCCAAAGCCACGCTCGAAGCCAAAGTGATGCCTTATCGCCACCAATGTGATGGCCCGGCTATTATTCGCTCACAGAGCATGACACAAGCGCAAGCGCAGCAGGCATGTGAAAGCTTGCACGACAAAGAAGTGGCTTTTCATCAAACCGTTAATTCAGGCTATCAAGCCGTCGCCGACGATCTAAACGACAACGTTGAAGTCGTGGTGTTTGATAACCCATCGGACTACAAAACCTACTCAGCATTTTTGTTTGGTAACTCAACGGATAATGGTGGCCAATACTTAGAAGGGAACCCTGCCGATCCAAACAACCAAGCCCGTTTTATCGCGTACCGGAATGATAATGGCCAATCGCTTTCGATTTGGAACCTCGAACACGAGTATGTCCATTATCTCGATGGCCGATTTAACATGTACGGCGACTTCAACGACGTGCTTCGCCACGGTCATACCGTGTGGTGGCTAGAAGGCTTTGCTGAATTCATGGCACATGGCGATGACTATGCCGAAGCAATTCGCTTAGGCAAAGAAGGCGGCTATTCACTCAGTGACGTGTTTGCCACCACCTATCAGCACGATGTGAATCGCGTGTATCGCTGGGGATATTTGGCCGTACGCTTCTTGTTTGAAAAGCATCCAGACGCTGTGGAAACCTTGCTTAACGCGGGTCGCACCGGGAAATTCGAGCAGTGGGCAAATTTAGTTAAAGACTATGGTCAGCGTTATGATCAGGCATTCGCGCAGTGGCTGACCACTTTGGAAGACACCGATGGCGGTGAACCACCTCGTCCAGACCCTGATCCCGAGCCAGAGCCAGAGCAGCCAGAAGTAACAACACTGTCTCTAGGTCAAACCGTCACCATTAGCGGGCAAGCATACAGTGAGCACCTGTATCAAATTGACCTAGCCCACCCTGCCAGTGCGCTGACATTTAGTATCGAGGGACAGGGCAACGCGGATCTCTACGTGGCAAAAGGCCGTCAAGCGCACTATTACGACTATGACGCCACCGAGTGGAACCAAACCAGTCATGAAACCGTGACGCTTAATGATGTGAAACCGGGTCAGTATACCTTAAGTGTCACCGGTCGCGGTGACTTTACCGATGTCACTGTCAAAGTGAATGCTGAGGGCCAAGTGCAACCCGAGCCAACCCCAGAACCAGAGCCTGAAACACCGGCTGGCACCGATGACTTGCGCCCAACGCAACTTAACGTCGCCAGCCCAAACAGTATTAGTGTTTATCAACGTCGCTATCTGTATGCCGATGTGCCTGCAGGAGCCACCAAAGCGCAAGTGTGGGTCATGGCGGATGGTAACTCGGGGGATCTGGGCGTGTTCGCCGCTGAGGATTACTGGCCAACGCAAGCACAAAACCAAGCAGCCTCTGACGTACCGGGCAGCAACCAGTACATCGAAGTCGACTTGAGTGACCAGCAGCGTCTGCATTTGCTACTCGCCGGTGATGGAAGCCGAAGCCAAACCGATGTGCGTGTTTATTTTCGCTAA
- a CDS encoding Na/Pi cotransporter family protein, with translation MLMGLLGGLALFLYGMDKMSNALKNAAGSRLKALLAKLTTNRVAGVFTGAGVTATIQSSSVTTVLLIGFISAGLMSLAQATGVIMGANIGTTITAQIVAFKITQAAYLMVAIGFLIQFTANADKTKQYGKMLFGLGLIFTGMNVMSEAMSPLRDYQPFIDAMAKMHNPFFAILLAALFTALVQSSSATTGIVIVLAGQGFISLESGIALAMGANIGTCVTALLAAIGKSREAKQTASVHILFNIIGVLIWLPLISVLSDWSVALSPSHPDLSGVERLGAELPRQIANANTLFNVVNTLFMLPFVGGFVWLAKKIVPKTRKPATREQPIISPKYLSKELLMTPDIAMDQAQLEIGRIGRRVCNMMNALPPLTSKLATQQEREAAVEALEKIDELEHQVDVLHGHVLFYLGRLRKEPLTQVQSDRQIALISTTDQLESIADLIEDTLVPIMDKSLHADIHISDEMRKTLDEIQDKVTHALLDSVNAIRRGDNKKAKQVLHTKRALNALLDKVLAHQAERLVEHDANRLQLFSIEMEWTESLKRVYTVTKRIAKLHLREKDPQ, from the coding sequence ATGTTAATGGGGCTGCTCGGTGGTCTGGCGCTGTTTTTATATGGCATGGATAAAATGTCTAATGCGCTGAAAAATGCGGCTGGAAGTCGACTTAAAGCCTTATTGGCCAAACTCACCACAAACCGGGTCGCCGGTGTATTTACTGGCGCAGGGGTAACCGCGACCATTCAGTCTTCCTCTGTCACTACTGTGCTACTCATCGGGTTTATTTCCGCAGGGTTAATGTCACTCGCGCAAGCCACTGGGGTGATCATGGGCGCCAATATCGGGACAACCATTACCGCCCAGATTGTGGCTTTTAAAATCACTCAAGCCGCCTATCTGATGGTCGCTATCGGCTTTCTAATCCAATTTACCGCTAACGCTGATAAAACCAAGCAATACGGTAAAATGCTATTCGGATTGGGGTTGATCTTTACAGGGATGAACGTGATGAGTGAGGCAATGTCGCCTCTGCGCGATTATCAGCCGTTTATTGATGCCATGGCGAAAATGCACAACCCTTTCTTTGCCATTTTACTTGCCGCCTTATTTACTGCACTGGTGCAATCGTCATCTGCCACAACCGGGATTGTCATCGTCCTTGCTGGGCAAGGCTTTATCTCTCTCGAGAGCGGGATAGCGTTAGCCATGGGTGCCAACATCGGCACTTGTGTGACCGCCCTTCTCGCCGCGATCGGGAAATCAAGGGAGGCCAAACAAACTGCCAGTGTACATATTCTATTTAATATTATAGGGGTGCTGATATGGCTTCCGTTGATCAGTGTCCTAAGTGATTGGAGCGTCGCACTTTCGCCGAGCCACCCCGATCTTTCGGGAGTTGAACGCTTAGGGGCGGAATTGCCTCGCCAAATTGCCAATGCCAACACCCTATTCAACGTCGTCAATACATTATTCATGTTGCCGTTTGTCGGTGGGTTTGTTTGGCTCGCCAAGAAAATCGTCCCTAAAACACGTAAGCCTGCAACGAGAGAGCAACCTATTATTTCCCCCAAATACCTCTCTAAAGAGCTGCTAATGACACCCGATATAGCCATGGATCAAGCCCAGCTCGAAATTGGACGCATCGGACGTCGGGTATGTAATATGATGAATGCCCTCCCGCCACTGACCTCCAAGCTGGCCACTCAACAAGAACGTGAAGCTGCTGTCGAAGCGCTTGAAAAGATTGATGAGCTTGAGCACCAAGTGGATGTCTTGCATGGGCACGTTTTATTTTATCTTGGCCGATTGCGCAAAGAGCCCCTCACTCAGGTTCAGAGTGATCGACAAATCGCTCTAATTAGCACCACCGATCAGCTCGAGAGTATCGCTGATCTTATTGAGGACACCCTGGTTCCCATAATGGATAAATCATTGCACGCAGACATTCATATCAGCGATGAAATGCGTAAAACGCTTGACGAGATTCAAGATAAGGTTACTCACGCCCTGCTCGATAGCGTGAATGCGATTCGACGTGGTGATAACAAAAAAGCCAAGCAAGTATTACATACCAAGCGTGCGCTCAACGCCCTATTAGATAAAGTGTTGGCTCACCAAGCCGAGCGCTTAGTCGAGCACGACGCCAACCGCCTGCAGCTATTCAGCATTGAGATGGAGTGGACCGAGTCTTTGAAACGTGTGTATACAGTGACAAAACGTATCGCCAAATTACACCTGCGAGAAAAAGACCCGCAGTGA
- a CDS encoding DUF2927 domain-containing protein, translating into MSHSYWRLFQRVVLLGVCLTVTPVMANQRAWQSPDYIVDAFYRIAFQSEYVQGEQGVRKWEGPIRYYVAHPISESQLHDDLVSYHLSHLETLTGIDFIPTTIPQRANLTIMFTNHERFLEDARKQFANADVSPLRDAVCAANFRVNKHGAIRHAAVVIPVDLARSKGKLVACVVEELTQIMGLPNDDDRVFPSIFNDRAPQQLLTGLDGLLLRLLYLDEIEAGQDWQTAQTIIQPVVEQWASDGTIDNAHRSVKTGELYRLLGW; encoded by the coding sequence GTGAGTCACTCATATTGGCGGCTTTTTCAGCGGGTGGTGTTATTAGGCGTTTGCCTAACGGTGACGCCTGTAATGGCAAACCAACGGGCTTGGCAGTCGCCCGACTATATTGTTGACGCTTTTTATCGTATTGCCTTTCAAAGCGAGTATGTACAAGGTGAACAAGGCGTCCGTAAGTGGGAGGGCCCGATCCGCTATTATGTAGCGCACCCGATCAGTGAGAGCCAGTTACACGACGACCTTGTCTCTTATCACTTATCACACCTTGAGACGCTAACCGGGATCGACTTTATCCCAACTACCATTCCGCAGCGTGCCAATCTGACGATTATGTTCACCAATCATGAACGTTTTTTAGAAGACGCGCGCAAGCAGTTTGCCAATGCTGATGTGTCGCCATTACGTGACGCTGTGTGCGCGGCCAACTTTCGGGTCAATAAACATGGTGCGATTCGCCATGCCGCGGTCGTCATTCCGGTTGATTTGGCGCGCTCCAAAGGGAAGCTCGTGGCCTGTGTGGTCGAGGAACTGACCCAAATTATGGGGCTGCCCAATGACGATGACCGCGTTTTCCCATCCATTTTTAATGACCGTGCCCCACAACAGCTTTTGACTGGGCTGGATGGCTTACTGCTCAGGTTGTTATATCTCGACGAAATAGAAGCAGGGCAAGATTGGCAAACGGCGCAGACCATCATTCAGCCAGTCGTTGAGCAGTGGGCAAGTGATGGCACCATCGACAATGCACACCGAAGTGTTAAAACCGGTGAGCTTTATCGTTTACTAGGCTGGTAG
- a CDS encoding CBS domain-containing protein codes for MESITVKDYMNKRPVTFSPDMPLSSALEKLLRSQQTGGPVVDANKRLVGFISEQDMLQQLLRDSYHCQDSHAVADCMTSNALAVESEDSIIKLAEMMAPTKPKLYPVVDEGKLVGIITRRDVLRAISMQMGECLTHPV; via the coding sequence ATGGAGTCGATCACAGTTAAAGATTATATGAACAAACGCCCGGTCACATTTTCACCGGATATGCCGCTTTCTAGTGCACTGGAAAAACTGCTTCGTAGTCAGCAAACTGGCGGACCTGTAGTAGATGCCAATAAGCGGTTGGTCGGATTTATCTCCGAGCAAGATATGCTGCAGCAGCTGCTACGTGATAGCTATCACTGCCAAGATTCACACGCCGTGGCGGATTGTATGACCAGCAACGCGTTGGCGGTTGAATCTGAGGACAGTATTATCAAGCTTGCGGAAATGATGGCACCCACCAAGCCTAAACTGTATCCAGTGGTCGATGAGGGCAAGCTGGTTGGCATTATCACCCGTCGAGATGTCTTAAGAGCCATCAGCATGCAAATGGGGGAATGCTTAACCCATCCTGTATAA
- the gltS gene encoding sodium/glutamate symporter produces MYQLNSIGALESFLIAIGVLFLGHFVNSKIPALRKFNIPEPIVGGLIIACVISVLHYNGIGFKFSLPLKDTFMLMFFATVGLAANYKQLVKGGLKVFWFLAIASVYIIIQNAIGVSFASMLGLDPLMGLVAGSITLSGGHGTGAAWAQILTDEYGIQSTLEIAMASATLGLVIGGIIGSPVAQRLINKHQLESEYGRGTTTHEKYPELVTYNENEEDKVTAKKVIEVLFILLLCITGARHLSEWVSGFNIEWLMVPDFVYALFLGVIVTNTLEVFKLRKLESETVDMVGTVSLSLFLAMALMTLKLWNILDLAVPFLIILAVQSVVIGLFSYYVTFKLMGSNYTGAVIAGGHCGFGLGATPTAVMNMGSIVNRFGPAPQAFMVVPIVGAFFIDIVNLLILQGYIFIIQ; encoded by the coding sequence ATGTATCAACTCAATTCAATTGGTGCGCTAGAATCATTCCTGATTGCCATCGGTGTCCTTTTTTTAGGCCATTTTGTTAATTCAAAAATTCCCGCATTACGAAAGTTTAATATCCCAGAGCCTATTGTTGGCGGGTTAATCATTGCGTGTGTTATTTCCGTACTACACTATAACGGTATCGGCTTTAAATTTAGCCTACCATTAAAAGATACGTTTATGCTGATGTTTTTTGCTACCGTTGGTCTGGCAGCAAATTACAAACAACTAGTAAAAGGCGGTTTAAAGGTATTTTGGTTTCTTGCTATCGCCTCCGTGTACATCATCATACAAAACGCTATTGGTGTGAGTTTTGCGTCGATGCTTGGCTTGGACCCTCTGATGGGCCTTGTCGCTGGCTCTATTACCCTGTCCGGCGGGCATGGAACCGGCGCGGCTTGGGCACAGATATTAACCGATGAGTATGGTATTCAAAGTACCCTCGAAATTGCAATGGCGTCGGCAACACTAGGCCTTGTCATTGGCGGTATCATTGGTAGCCCAGTTGCTCAGCGTTTGATTAATAAACATCAGCTTGAGTCTGAATATGGGCGAGGCACCACAACACACGAAAAATATCCTGAGCTTGTGACTTACAATGAAAATGAAGAAGATAAAGTAACCGCCAAAAAAGTTATTGAAGTCTTATTTATTTTACTGCTGTGTATTACAGGGGCTCGTCATTTATCTGAGTGGGTAAGCGGGTTTAATATTGAATGGTTAATGGTTCCAGACTTTGTTTATGCTCTCTTCTTGGGTGTAATAGTGACCAATACACTTGAGGTTTTTAAATTAAGAAAGCTAGAGTCAGAAACCGTTGATATGGTAGGAACAGTTTCCCTATCGTTATTTTTAGCGATGGCACTGATGACGTTGAAGCTGTGGAATATTCTCGATTTGGCGGTGCCGTTTTTAATTATTTTGGCAGTTCAATCGGTTGTTATTGGCTTATTTAGTTATTACGTCACGTTTAAGTTAATGGGGAGCAATTACACAGGGGCCGTGATTGCTGGCGGGCATTGTGGTTTTGGCCTCGGCGCCACCCCGACCGCGGTGATGAATATGGGCTCAATCGTGAATCGTTTTGGCCCCGCACCCCAAGCCTTTATGGTAGTGCCGATTGTGGGGGCTTTCTTTATTGATATCGTTAACCTCTTAATACTACAGGGCTACATTTTTATTATCCAATAG
- a CDS encoding zinc/cadmium/mercury/lead-transporting ATPase, protein MCKHCGHHHCHQPHHQTVSPSTATVTDTCQASSCCSSHQDGEGSAGDDDPDRPRTQCDDSDESTSSASSPQMSSITHEWVVTGMDCPSCAAKLEKAIHATPGVESAQVLFATEKLRVALTHDASTETHSAIEQAAKNAGFPLVTLDQTATAPAGWQKWRDDALLFGLISIMLVAWGLHYWSASLSGWLFTGATVIGLAPIVLKAGRLARQGSPFSIETLMSIAAIGALYLGETTEAAMVLVLFLIGERLEGYASTRARDGIQSLMALVPETVTRIESDGSRETVAASDLQPGDRIEISAGERLPADGQLMESAASFDQSALTGEPIPVDIEAGDTVMAGSLATDKTVQLTVTSAQGENAIDRILRLIEQAESKKAPIERFIDKFSRWYTPAMIGLAALVVVIPPLFFAASWQEWLYRGLALLLIACPCALVISTPAAITSGLATAARRGALIKGGAALETLASVNAVSLDKTGTLTEGKPMVTDVRAWQGEETSLLQAATAIERGSHHPLAKSLVLYSAERGLSVPDASNIQANAGRGVQGMVEGQSIRLVALDKVGESTLNHAQQQEANAVAARGTTVAVVLVNDQPYGMIGWRDKLRQDAREAIEQLRAMGIQPVMLTGDNPTSAAEIANELGIEYRAGLLPENKVEAVEALAGQYRIAMVGDGINDAPAMKASHVGVAMGSGTDVALETAEAALSHNRLVELPKVLHLARATQANVRQNITIALGLKGVFLVTSVLGITGLWVAVLADSGATALVTLNALRLLRD, encoded by the coding sequence ATGTGTAAGCATTGTGGACATCACCACTGTCATCAGCCACACCATCAAACCGTTTCTCCGTCTACGGCGACGGTAACCGATACCTGCCAAGCGTCAAGCTGCTGTTCAAGCCACCAAGACGGTGAGGGCAGCGCGGGCGATGACGATCCCGACCGGCCTCGAACACAGTGTGACGATAGCGACGAGAGCACGTCTTCTGCGTCATCTCCTCAAATGTCCTCTATCACTCATGAGTGGGTGGTTACCGGCATGGACTGCCCAAGCTGTGCCGCTAAACTTGAAAAAGCTATTCATGCCACGCCTGGTGTAGAGAGCGCACAAGTCCTGTTTGCCACGGAAAAACTGCGAGTCGCTTTAACGCATGATGCCTCAACGGAGACGCACTCGGCCATTGAGCAAGCGGCTAAAAACGCCGGTTTTCCGCTCGTTACCTTGGATCAAACCGCCACAGCTCCTGCAGGCTGGCAGAAATGGCGCGATGACGCCCTGTTGTTTGGTTTGATTAGCATTATGCTGGTCGCTTGGGGGTTGCATTATTGGTCTGCATCTTTATCTGGCTGGTTATTTACCGGTGCCACGGTGATCGGGCTCGCCCCCATTGTGCTTAAAGCGGGTCGATTGGCGCGTCAAGGGTCACCGTTTTCCATTGAAACCCTGATGAGTATTGCTGCCATCGGTGCATTGTATCTCGGAGAGACCACCGAAGCGGCGATGGTATTAGTGTTATTCCTGATTGGGGAGCGGCTAGAAGGGTACGCGTCCACGCGCGCCCGTGATGGCATTCAGTCATTGATGGCATTGGTGCCAGAGACAGTGACTCGGATTGAGAGTGACGGTTCACGTGAGACTGTGGCCGCCAGTGATCTACAGCCAGGTGACCGGATTGAAATCAGTGCCGGTGAGCGGCTCCCCGCGGATGGACAACTGATGGAAAGTGCCGCCAGTTTTGATCAGAGTGCGCTGACAGGTGAACCTATTCCCGTCGATATCGAAGCCGGTGATACCGTGATGGCGGGCAGTCTGGCAACCGATAAAACGGTACAGCTGACCGTGACATCGGCGCAAGGTGAAAATGCGATTGACCGTATTTTGCGTCTTATTGAACAGGCCGAGTCGAAAAAAGCGCCGATAGAACGGTTTATCGATAAATTTAGCCGCTGGTACACGCCGGCGATGATCGGGCTTGCGGCGCTAGTTGTGGTGATTCCACCCCTGTTCTTTGCCGCTAGCTGGCAAGAGTGGCTATATCGTGGCTTAGCATTGTTATTGATCGCCTGTCCATGCGCGCTCGTGATCTCGACACCTGCAGCGATTACCTCTGGGCTCGCCACCGCTGCGCGTCGCGGGGCATTGATAAAAGGGGGGGCGGCACTGGAAACATTGGCAAGCGTCAATGCTGTCTCGTTAGATAAAACCGGCACGCTCACTGAGGGTAAACCCATGGTGACGGATGTTCGCGCCTGGCAAGGTGAGGAAACGTCACTACTGCAAGCGGCGACCGCCATCGAGCGTGGTAGCCATCACCCCTTGGCGAAATCCTTGGTGTTGTATAGCGCCGAGCGCGGTCTATCGGTGCCGGATGCCTCAAATATCCAAGCGAATGCAGGGCGAGGTGTGCAAGGCATGGTCGAGGGACAATCAATCAGGTTGGTTGCGTTAGACAAAGTGGGTGAGTCGACGTTAAACCATGCGCAACAGCAAGAAGCCAACGCTGTCGCTGCACGTGGCACGACAGTGGCGGTGGTGTTGGTTAACGATCAGCCCTACGGCATGATTGGGTGGCGCGACAAACTGCGACAGGATGCTCGCGAAGCCATTGAACAGCTACGAGCGATGGGTATTCAACCTGTGATGCTGACGGGGGACAACCCGACCTCGGCGGCGGAAATAGCCAATGAGTTGGGCATTGAGTACCGCGCGGGACTATTGCCGGAGAATAAGGTTGAGGCGGTAGAAGCACTGGCAGGGCAATATCGTATCGCAATGGTTGGTGATGGCATTAATGATGCGCCGGCAATGAAAGCGTCGCACGTTGGGGTGGCAATGGGAAGTGGCACCGATGTTGCGCTAGAAACCGCTGAAGCCGCATTAAGCCACAATCGTTTGGTTGAGCTCCCAAAGGTGTTACACCTAGCGCGTGCGACTCAAGCGAATGTACGGCAAAACATCACCATCGCTCTAGGGCTAAAAGGGGTGTTTTTGGTGACCAGTGTATTAGGGATCACCGGCCTATGGGTCGCGGTGCTGGCGGACAGCGGGGCGACGGCGTTGGTCACCCTGAATGCGCTACGTTTACTTCGTGACTAG
- the udp gene encoding uridine phosphorylase, with product MSDTPVFHLGVTKADLQGATTAIIPGDPARVEKIANLMDNPTFLASQREYTLYLGWLDGKSVVVCSTGIGGPSTSIAVEELAQLGVGTFLRVGTTGAIQPDINVGDMIVTTGSVRLDGASTHFAPMEFPAVADFDVATAMKAAVDEDGATVHTGVTASSDTFYPGQERYDTFSGRVVRRFQGSMQEWQDMGVLNFEMESATLLTMCASSGLRAGCVAGVIINRTQKETPDHATLKETEARSIKVVVEAARKLL from the coding sequence ATGTCTGATACCCCTGTATTCCACCTTGGCGTAACAAAAGCGGATCTTCAAGGCGCAACCACGGCGATTATTCCTGGCGACCCTGCGCGCGTTGAAAAAATTGCTAACTTGATGGACAACCCAACCTTTCTTGCCTCTCAGCGTGAGTACACTTTGTACCTCGGTTGGCTCGATGGGAAGTCTGTAGTGGTTTGTTCAACAGGTATCGGTGGCCCATCTACCTCTATCGCCGTTGAGGAACTGGCACAACTTGGTGTTGGTACTTTCCTACGCGTAGGGACTACAGGCGCGATTCAGCCGGACATTAATGTCGGTGACATGATTGTCACCACCGGCTCTGTGCGTCTTGATGGCGCAAGCACCCACTTTGCCCCTATGGAATTCCCAGCAGTGGCCGATTTTGACGTGGCCACTGCCATGAAAGCCGCCGTTGATGAAGATGGTGCGACGGTTCACACTGGCGTCACGGCATCCAGTGATACCTTCTATCCAGGGCAAGAGCGTTACGATACCTTTAGTGGCCGTGTGGTGCGTCGTTTCCAAGGTTCAATGCAGGAATGGCAGGACATGGGTGTGCTGAACTTTGAGATGGAATCAGCCACATTGCTGACTATGTGTGCTAGCTCCGGCCTACGTGCAGGTTGTGTGGCGGGTGTGATTATCAACCGCACACAAAAAGAGACTCCAGACCACGCGACCTTGAAAGAAACAGAAGCGCGCTCAATTAAAGTGGTCGTCGAGGCTGCACGTAAGCTCCTGTAA
- a CDS encoding Card1-like endonuclease domain-containing protein translates to MAIHVGIIDSDPVRLVTPVLHQQLPVSKLILIGTLEQDLEFERLTRVLAPKGIETEFFEISDDINIREVKSQVKRLAEQLSQSSEDILFNASCGLRHQLLSAYEVFRTYQWPSYVIEPYSDELCWLYPDGLPQQQVEDHISLTEYLTIFGARCEHQDDQVTGCLTNDIYRLGEKWASNAYELGPGLATLNYLATTCRKEQCLDVALSEKQQGYRELGILLDDLSDAGLASYQQGTLTFSCEEARRFANGEWLESYVHHTVTSIQKELPTIQDSALSLQVYRQIGEREVRNELDVAMVVNNKLHIIECKTKGMSSDGDDTLYKLESLRDLLGGLQARAMLVSFRPLRHHDITRATDLGLALIGPDQLANLRTHLYDWFIAAGGTIAVRTS, encoded by the coding sequence ATGGCTATTCATGTAGGAATCATCGACTCTGACCCCGTCCGTCTAGTCACCCCAGTTTTGCATCAGCAATTGCCTGTCAGTAAGCTGATACTCATCGGAACACTGGAGCAAGATCTTGAATTCGAGCGCCTAACTCGTGTCCTTGCCCCCAAGGGAATTGAAACCGAGTTTTTTGAAATCTCGGACGATATCAATATTCGCGAAGTGAAAAGCCAAGTAAAACGTCTTGCCGAGCAGCTCAGCCAATCTTCTGAAGACATCCTTTTTAATGCGAGCTGTGGTCTGCGCCACCAATTACTCTCCGCCTACGAAGTGTTTCGTACTTACCAATGGCCCAGCTATGTGATTGAGCCTTACAGCGATGAACTATGCTGGCTCTACCCTGACGGCCTGCCACAGCAACAAGTGGAAGATCATATTAGTCTCACTGAATATTTAACGATTTTCGGCGCGCGCTGTGAGCACCAAGATGACCAAGTCACAGGGTGTTTAACCAATGACATTTACCGTTTGGGCGAAAAATGGGCGAGCAATGCCTATGAGCTAGGTCCAGGTCTTGCCACCTTGAACTATCTCGCGACCACGTGTCGTAAAGAGCAATGTTTAGACGTCGCGCTCAGTGAAAAACAACAAGGTTATCGTGAGCTCGGTATCCTACTCGACGATCTCTCAGATGCGGGCTTAGCCAGCTACCAGCAGGGAACCCTGACATTTAGCTGCGAAGAAGCGCGGCGCTTTGCCAATGGCGAGTGGCTGGAGAGCTACGTGCATCATACCGTTACCTCGATTCAAAAAGAGCTCCCTACCATTCAAGACAGTGCCCTCTCTTTACAGGTCTATCGTCAAATTGGCGAGCGCGAGGTGCGCAATGAGTTGGATGTCGCCATGGTGGTGAACAACAAACTGCATATTATTGAGTGCAAAACCAAAGGCATGTCGAGCGACGGCGACGATACCCTGTACAAGTTGGAGTCCTTGCGTGACTTGCTCGGAGGACTGCAGGCGCGCGCAATGTTGGTCAGCTTCCGTCCATTGCGTCATCACGATATTACCCGTGCAACGGATCTAGGGTTAGCACTGATTGGCCCAGACCAACTCGCCAACCTACGTACTCATCTTTATGACTGGTTTATCGCCGCCGGCGGTACCATTGCCGTGCGTACGAGCTAA